AGTTTCTTCTGCGTTACCTTATGCAAATGGCCCAATTCATTTAGGACATTTAAGCGGTGCTTATTTGCCGGCAGATATTTATGTTCGATATAAAAGACTAAAGGGCGATGATATTATTTACATTTGCGGATCTGATGAACATGGAGTTCCAATCACCATTTCTGCCGATAAAGAAAAAGTTAAACCTCAAGTAATAATTGATAGATATCATGAATTGAACAAATCTGCATTCGAAAAATTTGGAATGAGTTTCGATATATATTCACGTACAAGTTTGCCAATTCATCATGAAACCGGAAAAGAATTTTTCAAAGATTTCCATGATAATAATTTGTTGATCGAAAAAAAATCAATGCAGTTTTATGATAATAAAGCAAAAATGTTTTTACCGGATAGATATGTTGAAGGAACTTGTCCACGCTGCGGATTTTTAGAAGCAAGATCAGATGAATGTGAAAGTTGCGGATCACTTTATGAACCACACGAATTATTAAATCCAAAAAGTAAAATCAGCGGAGATACTCCTGAACTTAAAGAAACTTCACATTGGTATTTTCCGCTTGGAAATTATCAAGATTTTTTGGAAAAATATATTGAAGAAATGAATCAGAAATATGTCTGGAAAGAAAATGTTCTTCAATATTGTAAAAGCTGGTTTAAAGACGGATTAAAAGATAGAGCCGTAACAAGAGATTTAGATTGGGGAATAAAAGTTCCACTTAAAAATTCAGAAGGAAAAGTAATATACGTTTGGTTCGAAGCAGTTTTAGGTTATATATCCGCAACAAAAAAATTGGGCGAAGAAAAAAATTATCCAAATCTTTGGAAAGAATTTTGGCAAGGAAAGGAAACAAAATATGTTGCGTTTATCGGAAAAGATAATGTTGTTTTTCATACAATAATTTTTCCTGCAATGTTAAAAGCATGGAATGATAATAATGAATCAAAATATATTTTACCTCAAAATGTTCCAGCAAATGAATTTCTAAATTTTGAAGGAAAGAAATTTTCCAAATCTCGCGGTTGGGGAATTGATGTTGATGAATTTTTAAATTTGTTTCCGGCTGATCCTTTGCGATATACTTTGGCAAGTAATTTACCGGAAAATAAAGACACCGATTTTTATTGGAAAGAATTTCAAGCAAAAAACAATAATGAACTTGCTGATATTTTAGGAAATTTTATTAACAGAACTTTCATCTTTGTTAGTAAACATTTTGAAAATTCAGTTCCGGAAAGAAAAGTATTATCCGAGCTTGATAAAAATATGTTGGATTTTATAGAATCTTATCCGAATAAAATTTCCGAACTTCTTGAAAATTATAAAGCAAAAGATGCAGTTCTTGAAATGATGAACTTAGCAAGAAATGCGAATAAATATTTTAATGATTCAGAACCGTGGAAAAAAGTAAAAACTAATAGAGATGAATGCGGAACAACAATAAATATTTGCCTTCAAGCAATTTATACTTTAGCAGAAATTTTCTTTCCAGTAATTCCATTTTCATCCGAAAAAATATTTACAATGTTGAATGCAAAACCAACAGATTGGATGAATTGCGGTAAAAATAATTTACAATTTGGGCACAAATTAAATTCATCGGAAATATTATTTAACAAAATTGAAGATGAAGAAATTCAGAAACAAATTGATAAATTGCCCAATACTGTTGAGGTTAAAAAGGATTTAGAAATTAGTTATGATGATTTTCTTAAAACAAAATTAAAAATTGCAAAGATTGTCACTGCAGAAAATGTAAACAAAAGTAACAAATTATTAAAACTACAAGTTGAAGTTGGTGAAGTGAAAAAACAAATAATTGCTGGAATTGCACAAAGTTATTCACCCAATGATTTGATAAATAAAAAAGTTGTAATTGTAAATAATCTTAAACCAACAAAACTTTTTGGTGAAGTTTCTGAAGGAATGATTTTAGCTGTTGAAGATAACGACGGAAAATTAAATGTAATTGAAGTAAGTGAAAATGTTAAAACTGGAACAGAAGTAAAATAAATTTTAATGGATAAAAAAAAGTTTTCTGATAAAAATAGAACTTTGAGAATTTCAGATGAACAAGAAAAAGTATTATCTGAAAAATTACTAAAAATAAATTCAAAAATTTCTGCTGATCTTTTAGAAAATAAAATTATCAATCAAGATTTTTTTGATGTTGCAGAATTTTTGCCGGAAAAATTTATCGATTTACTTTTTATTGATCCACCTTACAATTTGAGCAAAACATTTAATTCAAATAAATTCAATAAACTCTCAATTGATGATTACACAAATTGGCTAGATAATTTAATTCAAAAATTAATTCATGCTTTAAAGCCGTCAAGTTCAATTTATGTATGCGGGGATTGGCTTTCATCAACATCAATACATTTAGTTCTTAATAAATATTTCAAAGTGAA
The nucleotide sequence above comes from Ignavibacteriota bacterium. Encoded proteins:
- the metG gene encoding methionine--tRNA ligase → MSKEKILVSSALPYANGPIHLGHLSGAYLPADIYVRYKRLKGDDIIYICGSDEHGVPITISADKEKVKPQVIIDRYHELNKSAFEKFGMSFDIYSRTSLPIHHETGKEFFKDFHDNNLLIEKKSMQFYDNKAKMFLPDRYVEGTCPRCGFLEARSDECESCGSLYEPHELLNPKSKISGDTPELKETSHWYFPLGNYQDFLEKYIEEMNQKYVWKENVLQYCKSWFKDGLKDRAVTRDLDWGIKVPLKNSEGKVIYVWFEAVLGYISATKKLGEEKNYPNLWKEFWQGKETKYVAFIGKDNVVFHTIIFPAMLKAWNDNNESKYILPQNVPANEFLNFEGKKFSKSRGWGIDVDEFLNLFPADPLRYTLASNLPENKDTDFYWKEFQAKNNNELADILGNFINRTFIFVSKHFENSVPERKVLSELDKNMLDFIESYPNKISELLENYKAKDAVLEMMNLARNANKYFNDSEPWKKVKTNRDECGTTINICLQAIYTLAEIFFPVIPFSSEKIFTMLNAKPTDWMNCGKNNLQFGHKLNSSEILFNKIEDEEIQKQIDKLPNTVEVKKDLEISYDDFLKTKLKIAKIVTAENVNKSNKLLKLQVEVGEVKKQIIAGIAQSYSPNDLINKKVVIVNNLKPTKLFGEVSEGMILAVEDNDGKLNVIEVSENVKTGTEVK